A genome region from Mastacembelus armatus chromosome 8, fMasArm1.2, whole genome shotgun sequence includes the following:
- the LOC113140410 gene encoding zinc finger CCCH domain-containing protein 7B-like isoform X2, whose translation MGEYDQAIKDCDCALEVCKENSKALYRKALCLKELGKHKEAYNCTTDCLLITRLDNRVNELAQELAVHLGLKNRKPYISAKDNTLTTKCVPNGNVATEAIKVSGGPLGNGMSLQMGLSPVSFPSMPQTSIPSTLPSCCQPAVSSVPDVDTLEESELMGDDLDKLLDCFPAEQEHPEAAFSVPSSTCTSTHTVPSVLPTPKPQLPPAFFNSAVSQLNSLDSFSGGEHSSTTATLDSLDDLMTPQGLDALDNFSSGNGGSTVVPNVGLDTLDGLDSLDDILESTPSAAATQEVHESRAELGAGEKSLDDELDSLELVSDLGGHGNDVPKTGVKAVDQLDSLDALDSFPSVLTAALPGVSLGGTGLDSLSDFCTAGIPGSRIAAAPVIRPPKNNYKEKNNQAPASFSNPLSSTHEFLQACSACFCWEGSGIGVHKPDLVHSCMRDILLCRRKAGRHSSWARVRPLHAWTSFKGPFVLCKNLLTEGVCKYKEECTFAFNQLEIDVWTEERKGTLDRNLLFGPAPVKLDPLSRIIHLLEEHRGMFIFLCQECFNSKPTIISKRSKENHTICSNLDAPHTFDANKCLAFVVKTHNVDYKKVRPLSVMCQLNLCHQMIRYRCQREDKCLYAHSAIELKTWRVQRDTGISHDEIVKISTRFYEKQVQNSGKHKGNRLPSGGGGSKAKGRGGAAGAGKSLNMKMKFACVQCLRDGLIIEPDRTLKYCTAKARHTWTKERRVLLVKSLERSKWVQVRPLPHAKNFPAHYDMCAQMLEKRKCNYNGHCSFAHSQEEKEMWMYMKNNNLWDMQQIYDMWLTLSGSSHQTDQPVVTQPAPEEKSIVMPTDYAEPMSGFHCRLCGKHSNSERQWQRHISSDKHKDRVFSCEGEEEALTWSYRFPGTCFQLCSRLDGGCPDGVSCDYAHSPEELQEWMERRDFLRHKLAKAREDMLIMPDEFNFGKYNFLLQD comes from the exons ATG GGTGAATATGATCAGGCGATTAAGGACTGCGACTGTGCTTTGGAAGTGTGCAAGGAAAACAGCAAGGCTTTATACAGGAAGGCGCTGTGTTTGAAGGAGCTTGGGAAGCACAAGGAGGCCTACAACTGCACCACGGACTGTCTGCTCATTACACGCCTG GATAATCGGGTGAATGAGCTTGCACAGGAGCTGGCCGTCCATCTGGGACTAAAAAACCGAAAACCCTACATCAGTGCAAAG GACAACACACTTACAACAAAATGTGTCCCAAATGGAAATGTGGCTACTGAGGCTATCAAA gtgtCTGGTGGTCCTTTAGGAAATGGGATGAGTCTTCAGATGGGCCTTTCACCAG tcagttttcccagcatgcctcagACCAGCATTCCTTCCACACTTCCCAGCTGCTGCCAACCTGCCGTGTCCTCAGTACCTGACGTGGACACTTTGGAGGAATCTGAGCTGATGGGGGACGACTTGGACAAGCTGCTTGACTGCTTCCCTGCTGAGCAGGAGCACCCCGAG GCAGCGTTCTCAGTCCCCAGCAGCACgtgcacatccacacacaccgTTCCTTCTGTCCTTCCCACCCCGAAACCCCAGCTTCCACCGGCCTTCTTCAACTCGGCCGTCAGCCAACTCAACTCCCTGGACTCCTTTTCAGGTGGTGAGCACAGCAGCACAACTGCGACCCTAGATTCCCTGGACGACCTCATGACCCCACAGGGCCTGGATGCCTTAGATAATTTCTCCTCTGGAAATGGAGGCAGCACAGTAGTCCCAAACGTTGGGCTGGACACCCTGGATGGTCTTGATTCTCTAGATGACATCTTGGAATCTACACCGAGTGCTGCTGCGACTCAGGAGGTTCATGAATCCAGGGCAGAACTAGGTGCTGGGGAAAAGTCTCTTGATGATGAATTAGATTCTCTAGAGCTGGTCTCTGATCTAGGGGGCCATGGTAATGATGTCCCTAAAACTGGTGTGAAGGCTGTGGATCAGCTTGACTCCCTTGATGCCCTGGACTCCTTTCCCTCAGTGCTAACTGCAGCTTTGCCAGGAGTCTCTCTGGGGGGAACAGGCCTGGACTCACTCTCAGATTTCTGCACAGCTG GTATCCCAGGCTCTCGCATTGCTGCAGCTCCAGTAATTCGACCTCCAAAGAATAACTACAAA GAGAAGAATAACCAAGCGCCGGCTTCATTCTCTAACCCTCTGTCATCCACCCATGAGTTCCTGCAGGCCtgctctgcctgtttctgttgGGAAG GTTCAGGGATAGGCGTTCACAAGCCAGACCTGGTCCACAGCTGCATGCGAGACATTCTGTTATGTAGACGAAAGGCAGGTCGGCATTCATCGTGGGCCAGGGTGCGACCACTTCATGCCTGGACGTCTTTTAAAGGGCCGTTTGTGCTCTGCAAGA aCCTGCTGACTGAGGGCGTGTGTAAGTACAAAGAGGAGTGTACGTTTGCCTTCAACCAGCTGGAGATCGATGTTTGGACAGAAGAAAGGAAGGGGACACTGGACAGAAACCTGCTGTTTGGACCAGCACCTGTCAAACTGGACCCTTTGAGCAGAATCATTCACCTTTTAGAGGAGCACAGGGGCATGTTCATCTTCCTCTGTCAG GAATGCTTCAACAGTAAACCCACAATCATCAGTAAGCGCAGCAAAGAAAATCACACCATCTGCTCTAACTTGGATGCTCCCCACACCTTCGACGCCAACAA GTGTTTGGCATTTGTGGTGAAAACCCACAATGTGGACTACAAGAAGGTGCGTCCCCTGAGCGTCATGTGCCAGTTGAATTTGTGCCACCAAATGATCCGGTACAGATGCCAGAGAGAGGACAAGTGCCTGTACGCCCACTCTGCCATAGAGCTAAAAACCTGGAGGGTGCAGCGAGATACAG GTATCAGCCACGATGAGATTGTGAAAATATCCACCAGGTTTTATGAAAAGCAAGTGCAAAACTCAGGCAAACACAAAGGGAATCGA TTACCTtcaggaggtggagggagcaaaGCAAAAGGAAGAGGCGGAGCAGCTGGAGCTGGGAAGAGTCTGAACATGAAGATGAAGTTTGCCTGTGTCCAGTGTTTGCGAGATGGTCTGATCATTGAACCAGACAGAACCCTGAAGTACTGCACAGCCAAGGCCAGGCACAC GTGGACCAAAGAGAGACGGGTTCTTCTGGTCAAGTCCTTGGAGAGAAGCAAATGGGTTCAGGTCCGACCGCTGCCACACGCCAAAAACTTCCCTGCACATTATGAT ATGTGTGCCCAGATGTTGGAGAAAAGGAAATGTAATTACAATGGACACTGCTCCTTTGCTCACAGCCAAGAGGAGAAGGAGATGTGGATGTACATGAAGAATAATAACT TGTGGGACATGCAGCAGATATACGACATGTGGCTGACGTTAAGCGGCAGCAGCCACCAAACAGATCAGCCTGTGGTCACCCAGCCCGCTCCAGAAGAGAAATCCATCGTCATGCCAACTGATTATGCCGAACCCATG AGTGGCTTCCACTGCCGCCTGTGTGGGAAGCACAGTAACAGCGAGCGGCAGTGGCAGAGGCACATCTCCTCTGACAAGCACAAGGACCGAGTGTTCAGCtgtgagggagaggaagaggctCTGACGTGGAGCTACCGTTTCCCTGGCACCTGCTTCCAGCTGTGCTCCAG GCTGGATGGCGGCTGTCCTGATGGTGTGAGCTGTGACTACGCCCACAGCCCGGAGGAGCTGCAGGAGTGGATGGAGAGACGGGATTTCCTGCGACATAAGCTGGCCAAAGCGAGGGAAGACATGCTCATCATGCCCGATGAGTTTAACTTTGGGAAGTACAACTTTCTACTTCAGGACTAA
- the tefb gene encoding TEF transcription factor, PAR bZIP family member b isoform X2 yields the protein MSGAKQTFFGDRSDVPDLLKSLAEYPFTFPAFDDTEIEKEKLCSSEDMEGGGAGAASGGGGSRGAGGGGGGGVGGVSASLTPAIWEKTIPYDGETFHLEYMDLDEFLLENGIPVSLEEEELQKTLTSVESKGKSIAKVAATAATTATPAVSASTSSPPASATSAAASDPEETVTVTTLQPAKLDEEEEEEEQEEESVSEETTEVEVKKKKIDSKAAERNTPSPIDPDAIEVDINFQPDPTDLVLSSVPGGELFNPRKHKFSDEELKPQPMIKKAKKVFVPDEQKDDKYWSRRKKNNLAAKRSRDARRLKENQITVRASFLERENAALRQQVAELRKDCGRCKNILARYEAKYGPL from the exons ATGTCAGGAGCAAAGCAGACCTTTTTTGGAGACAGGAGCGATGTTCCTGATCTCCTCAAGTCTTTGGCTGAATATCCCTTCACCTTTCCGGCCTTTGATGACACAG AAATAGAGAAGGAGAAGTTGTGCTCATCTGAGGACATGGAGGGAGGGGGCGCTGGTGCAGCCAGCGGCGGTGGAGGTTCcagaggagctggtggtggCGGCGGTGGTGGTGTTGGAGGTGTGTCAGCCTCGTTGACCCCGGCCATTTGGGAGAAGACTATTCCCTATGACGGGGAGACCTTCCACCTAGAGTACATGGACTTGGACGAGTTCCTCTTGGAGAATGGGATCCCCGTAAgcctggaggaggaagagctgcAGAAGACTCTGACCTCAGTGGAAAGCAAAGGCAAGTCCATTGCCAAGGTTGCTGCTACAGCTGCCACTACTGCTACGCCTGCTGTCTCTGCCTCCACATCTTCGCCCCCGGCCTCAGCCACCTCTGCTGCCGCCTCGGATCCAGAGGAGACGGTGACGGTCACTACCTTACAACCGGCAAAActagatgaggaggaggaagaggaagaacaggaagAGGAATCTGTGTCTGAGGAGACAACAGAAGtggaagtgaagaagaagaaaatag ATTCTAAAGCTGCAGAACGTAACACGCCTTCCCCCATCGACCCTGATGCCATCGAGGTGGACATCAATTTCCAGCCGGATCCCACAGACCTGGTGCTGTCCAGTGTGCCGGGGGGCGAGCTGTTCAACCCGCGCAAACACAAGTTCTCCGACGAGGAGCTGAAGCCGCAGCCGATGATCAAGAAGGCAAAGAAAGTGTTTGTTCCTGATGAACAGAAG GATGACAAATACTGGTCCAGGAGAAAGAAGAACAATTTGGCGGCAAAGCGTTCTCGTGACGCCCGACGGCTTAAGGAGAACCAGATCACGGTGCGTGCCTCCTTTCTGGAGCGGGAAAATGCTGCACTGAGGCAGCAAGTGGCTGAGCTGCGGAAAGACTGTGGTCGCTGCAAGAACATCCTGGCCCGATATGAGGCCAAGTACGGCCCGCTGTAA
- the tob2 gene encoding protein Tob2 yields the protein MHLEVKVALNFIVSYLYNKLPRRRADLFGEELERILVSRFEGHWYPEAPLRGSAFRCIHLGAPRDPVVELAAKRSGLDTEEVRANVPAELSVWIDPYEVSYQIGEKGAVKVLYLEDPPGLGCEVERAEGGMREGKGDADTEEAKILGFNPDAQVFVPIGSQASPALMPSLSSSPTPLSAQSCPGLFSYTSSSTPTDPAAHSSNTSTPSPPSGGLPYLAAQQPSALPATRPQPITFTTASFAATKFGSTKMKKCSGAGSAASSGVVAHPPQRILSRSPTTVSAPELLKHKPLSLSLHSLGGPMPSQLSPNAKEFVYPGSPGPLYFDADPQPMQPHASPFQPPHTVNTHPSFDPFSSPPPAQGVGIIGSNGGISYMEKPPFVEGLGSYNLQYPSQSFQPVVLAN from the coding sequence ATGCATCTAGAAGTGAAGGTCGCCCTCAACTTCATCGTGTCCTACCTGTACAACAAGCTGCCTCGGCGTCGAGCTGACCTTTTTGGCGAGGAACTGGAGAGGATACTGGTGTCTCGTTTTGAGGGTCACTGGTACCCGGAAGCCCCTCTTAGGGGTTCAGCCTTCCGCTGCATTCACCTGGGAGCGCCGAGGGACCCGGTGGTGGAGTTGGCTGCCAAAAGAAGCGGACTGGACACGGAGGAAGTGCGTGCAAATGTTCCCGCAGAGCTGAGTGTGTGGATTGACCCTTACGAAGTATCCTACCAGATTGGAGAGAAGGGGGCAGTGAAGGTGCTCTACCTGGAGGACCCCCCAGGCCTGGGTTGTGAAGTCGAGAGGGCTGAGGGAGGGATGCGAGAGGGGAAAGGAGATGCAGACACAGAGGAGGCCAAGATTCTGGGTTTTAATCCAGACGCTCAGGTGTTTGTGCCCATTGGAAGCCAGGCATCTCCTGCCCTCATGCCATCACTCTCCAGTTCTCCCACACCTCTGTCTGCCCAATCCTGCCCTGGGCTCTTCAGCTACACCAGCTCCAGCACCCCTACCGACCCTGCAGCCCACTCCTCCAACACCTCTACCCCTTCCCCACCCAGCGGCGGGCTGCCCTACCTCGCTGCACAGCAGCCCTCTGCTCTTCCTGCCACCCGCCCTCAGCCCATCACCTTCACCACAGCCAGCTTCGCCGCCACCAAATTTGGTTCCACCAAGATGAAGAAGTGCAGTGGGGCGGGGTCGGCAGCCAGCTCTGGAGTCGTCGCCCACCCCCCACAGAGAATCCTCTCCCGCTCTCCCACCACAGTGTCTGCACCAGAGCTGCTCAAGCACAAGCCCCTGTCTCTGTCCTTGCACTCCCTCGGCGGTCCCATGCCCAGCCAGCTCTCTCCCAACGCCAAAGAGTTCGTCTACCCAGGATCCCCGGGCCCCCTTTACTTTGATGCTGACCCCCAGCCCATGCAGCCTCATGCCAGCCCTTTCCAGCCCCCCCACACTGTCAACACCCATCCATCATTTGACCCCTTCTCTAGCCCTCCTCCTGCCCAGGGTGTGGGCATCATTGGCAGCAACGGAGGAATCTCTTACATGGAGAAGCCGCCATTTGTGGAGGGTTTAGGAAGCTACAACCTGCAATATCCAAGCCAGTCCTTCCAGCCTGTTGTGCTGGCCAACTAA
- the tefb gene encoding TEF transcription factor, PAR bZIP family member b isoform X1, with protein MPGKAAAAVAVQPNGNVVSAAPQKSFPFVIKKIMDIPPPNILEEGDDEIEKEKLCSSEDMEGGGAGAASGGGGSRGAGGGGGGGVGGVSASLTPAIWEKTIPYDGETFHLEYMDLDEFLLENGIPVSLEEEELQKTLTSVESKGKSIAKVAATAATTATPAVSASTSSPPASATSAAASDPEETVTVTTLQPAKLDEEEEEEEQEEESVSEETTEVEVKKKKIDSKAAERNTPSPIDPDAIEVDINFQPDPTDLVLSSVPGGELFNPRKHKFSDEELKPQPMIKKAKKVFVPDEQKDDKYWSRRKKNNLAAKRSRDARRLKENQITVRASFLERENAALRQQVAELRKDCGRCKNILARYEAKYGPL; from the exons ATGCCAGGCAAAGCCGCGGCGGCAGTGGCGGTTCAACCCAACGGTAACGTCGTTTCAGCGGCTCCGCAAAAGTCGTTCCCTTTTGTTATTAAGAAGATTATGGACATCCCCCCTCCGAACATCCTGGAGGAAGGGGACGACG AAATAGAGAAGGAGAAGTTGTGCTCATCTGAGGACATGGAGGGAGGGGGCGCTGGTGCAGCCAGCGGCGGTGGAGGTTCcagaggagctggtggtggCGGCGGTGGTGGTGTTGGAGGTGTGTCAGCCTCGTTGACCCCGGCCATTTGGGAGAAGACTATTCCCTATGACGGGGAGACCTTCCACCTAGAGTACATGGACTTGGACGAGTTCCTCTTGGAGAATGGGATCCCCGTAAgcctggaggaggaagagctgcAGAAGACTCTGACCTCAGTGGAAAGCAAAGGCAAGTCCATTGCCAAGGTTGCTGCTACAGCTGCCACTACTGCTACGCCTGCTGTCTCTGCCTCCACATCTTCGCCCCCGGCCTCAGCCACCTCTGCTGCCGCCTCGGATCCAGAGGAGACGGTGACGGTCACTACCTTACAACCGGCAAAActagatgaggaggaggaagaggaagaacaggaagAGGAATCTGTGTCTGAGGAGACAACAGAAGtggaagtgaagaagaagaaaatag ATTCTAAAGCTGCAGAACGTAACACGCCTTCCCCCATCGACCCTGATGCCATCGAGGTGGACATCAATTTCCAGCCGGATCCCACAGACCTGGTGCTGTCCAGTGTGCCGGGGGGCGAGCTGTTCAACCCGCGCAAACACAAGTTCTCCGACGAGGAGCTGAAGCCGCAGCCGATGATCAAGAAGGCAAAGAAAGTGTTTGTTCCTGATGAACAGAAG GATGACAAATACTGGTCCAGGAGAAAGAAGAACAATTTGGCGGCAAAGCGTTCTCGTGACGCCCGACGGCTTAAGGAGAACCAGATCACGGTGCGTGCCTCCTTTCTGGAGCGGGAAAATGCTGCACTGAGGCAGCAAGTGGCTGAGCTGCGGAAAGACTGTGGTCGCTGCAAGAACATCCTGGCCCGATATGAGGCCAAGTACGGCCCGCTGTAA
- the LOC113140410 gene encoding zinc finger CCCH domain-containing protein 7B-like isoform X1, which yields MDPARQKRQDEIRKALAFIQSSLAYPEPESYQDFLTQLVCNLLEEGNTLFRDQKWKQAVKQFSEGLNVSSYAAGEEIQIPQVLLESLYNNRAAAFYSMGEYDQAIKDCDCALEVCKENSKALYRKALCLKELGKHKEAYNCTTDCLLITRLDNRVNELAQELAVHLGLKNRKPYISAKDNTLTTKCVPNGNVATEAIKVSGGPLGNGMSLQMGLSPVSFPSMPQTSIPSTLPSCCQPAVSSVPDVDTLEESELMGDDLDKLLDCFPAEQEHPEAAFSVPSSTCTSTHTVPSVLPTPKPQLPPAFFNSAVSQLNSLDSFSGGEHSSTTATLDSLDDLMTPQGLDALDNFSSGNGGSTVVPNVGLDTLDGLDSLDDILESTPSAAATQEVHESRAELGAGEKSLDDELDSLELVSDLGGHGNDVPKTGVKAVDQLDSLDALDSFPSVLTAALPGVSLGGTGLDSLSDFCTAGIPGSRIAAAPVIRPPKNNYKEKNNQAPASFSNPLSSTHEFLQACSACFCWEGSGIGVHKPDLVHSCMRDILLCRRKAGRHSSWARVRPLHAWTSFKGPFVLCKNLLTEGVCKYKEECTFAFNQLEIDVWTEERKGTLDRNLLFGPAPVKLDPLSRIIHLLEEHRGMFIFLCQECFNSKPTIISKRSKENHTICSNLDAPHTFDANKCLAFVVKTHNVDYKKVRPLSVMCQLNLCHQMIRYRCQREDKCLYAHSAIELKTWRVQRDTGISHDEIVKISTRFYEKQVQNSGKHKGNRLPSGGGGSKAKGRGGAAGAGKSLNMKMKFACVQCLRDGLIIEPDRTLKYCTAKARHTWTKERRVLLVKSLERSKWVQVRPLPHAKNFPAHYDMCAQMLEKRKCNYNGHCSFAHSQEEKEMWMYMKNNNLWDMQQIYDMWLTLSGSSHQTDQPVVTQPAPEEKSIVMPTDYAEPMSGFHCRLCGKHSNSERQWQRHISSDKHKDRVFSCEGEEEALTWSYRFPGTCFQLCSRLDGGCPDGVSCDYAHSPEELQEWMERRDFLRHKLAKAREDMLIMPDEFNFGKYNFLLQD from the exons ATGGACCCTGCCAGACAGAAACGCCAAGACGAGATAAGAAAAGCTCTGGCATTTATACA GTCTTCCCTGGCTTATCCAGAGCCTGAGAGCTACCAG GACTTCCTGACCCAGTTAGTGTGCAACCTGCTGGAAGAAGGCAACACCCTGTTCAGAGACCAGAAGTGGAAGCAGGCCGTGAAACAGTTCAGTGAAGGCCTGAATGTTTCGAGCTACGCTGCAGGAGAGGAGATCCAGATCCCTCAGGTTCTGCTGGAAAGTCTGTATAACAACCGGGCTGCTGCCTTCTACAGCATG GGTGAATATGATCAGGCGATTAAGGACTGCGACTGTGCTTTGGAAGTGTGCAAGGAAAACAGCAAGGCTTTATACAGGAAGGCGCTGTGTTTGAAGGAGCTTGGGAAGCACAAGGAGGCCTACAACTGCACCACGGACTGTCTGCTCATTACACGCCTG GATAATCGGGTGAATGAGCTTGCACAGGAGCTGGCCGTCCATCTGGGACTAAAAAACCGAAAACCCTACATCAGTGCAAAG GACAACACACTTACAACAAAATGTGTCCCAAATGGAAATGTGGCTACTGAGGCTATCAAA gtgtCTGGTGGTCCTTTAGGAAATGGGATGAGTCTTCAGATGGGCCTTTCACCAG tcagttttcccagcatgcctcagACCAGCATTCCTTCCACACTTCCCAGCTGCTGCCAACCTGCCGTGTCCTCAGTACCTGACGTGGACACTTTGGAGGAATCTGAGCTGATGGGGGACGACTTGGACAAGCTGCTTGACTGCTTCCCTGCTGAGCAGGAGCACCCCGAG GCAGCGTTCTCAGTCCCCAGCAGCACgtgcacatccacacacaccgTTCCTTCTGTCCTTCCCACCCCGAAACCCCAGCTTCCACCGGCCTTCTTCAACTCGGCCGTCAGCCAACTCAACTCCCTGGACTCCTTTTCAGGTGGTGAGCACAGCAGCACAACTGCGACCCTAGATTCCCTGGACGACCTCATGACCCCACAGGGCCTGGATGCCTTAGATAATTTCTCCTCTGGAAATGGAGGCAGCACAGTAGTCCCAAACGTTGGGCTGGACACCCTGGATGGTCTTGATTCTCTAGATGACATCTTGGAATCTACACCGAGTGCTGCTGCGACTCAGGAGGTTCATGAATCCAGGGCAGAACTAGGTGCTGGGGAAAAGTCTCTTGATGATGAATTAGATTCTCTAGAGCTGGTCTCTGATCTAGGGGGCCATGGTAATGATGTCCCTAAAACTGGTGTGAAGGCTGTGGATCAGCTTGACTCCCTTGATGCCCTGGACTCCTTTCCCTCAGTGCTAACTGCAGCTTTGCCAGGAGTCTCTCTGGGGGGAACAGGCCTGGACTCACTCTCAGATTTCTGCACAGCTG GTATCCCAGGCTCTCGCATTGCTGCAGCTCCAGTAATTCGACCTCCAAAGAATAACTACAAA GAGAAGAATAACCAAGCGCCGGCTTCATTCTCTAACCCTCTGTCATCCACCCATGAGTTCCTGCAGGCCtgctctgcctgtttctgttgGGAAG GTTCAGGGATAGGCGTTCACAAGCCAGACCTGGTCCACAGCTGCATGCGAGACATTCTGTTATGTAGACGAAAGGCAGGTCGGCATTCATCGTGGGCCAGGGTGCGACCACTTCATGCCTGGACGTCTTTTAAAGGGCCGTTTGTGCTCTGCAAGA aCCTGCTGACTGAGGGCGTGTGTAAGTACAAAGAGGAGTGTACGTTTGCCTTCAACCAGCTGGAGATCGATGTTTGGACAGAAGAAAGGAAGGGGACACTGGACAGAAACCTGCTGTTTGGACCAGCACCTGTCAAACTGGACCCTTTGAGCAGAATCATTCACCTTTTAGAGGAGCACAGGGGCATGTTCATCTTCCTCTGTCAG GAATGCTTCAACAGTAAACCCACAATCATCAGTAAGCGCAGCAAAGAAAATCACACCATCTGCTCTAACTTGGATGCTCCCCACACCTTCGACGCCAACAA GTGTTTGGCATTTGTGGTGAAAACCCACAATGTGGACTACAAGAAGGTGCGTCCCCTGAGCGTCATGTGCCAGTTGAATTTGTGCCACCAAATGATCCGGTACAGATGCCAGAGAGAGGACAAGTGCCTGTACGCCCACTCTGCCATAGAGCTAAAAACCTGGAGGGTGCAGCGAGATACAG GTATCAGCCACGATGAGATTGTGAAAATATCCACCAGGTTTTATGAAAAGCAAGTGCAAAACTCAGGCAAACACAAAGGGAATCGA TTACCTtcaggaggtggagggagcaaaGCAAAAGGAAGAGGCGGAGCAGCTGGAGCTGGGAAGAGTCTGAACATGAAGATGAAGTTTGCCTGTGTCCAGTGTTTGCGAGATGGTCTGATCATTGAACCAGACAGAACCCTGAAGTACTGCACAGCCAAGGCCAGGCACAC GTGGACCAAAGAGAGACGGGTTCTTCTGGTCAAGTCCTTGGAGAGAAGCAAATGGGTTCAGGTCCGACCGCTGCCACACGCCAAAAACTTCCCTGCACATTATGAT ATGTGTGCCCAGATGTTGGAGAAAAGGAAATGTAATTACAATGGACACTGCTCCTTTGCTCACAGCCAAGAGGAGAAGGAGATGTGGATGTACATGAAGAATAATAACT TGTGGGACATGCAGCAGATATACGACATGTGGCTGACGTTAAGCGGCAGCAGCCACCAAACAGATCAGCCTGTGGTCACCCAGCCCGCTCCAGAAGAGAAATCCATCGTCATGCCAACTGATTATGCCGAACCCATG AGTGGCTTCCACTGCCGCCTGTGTGGGAAGCACAGTAACAGCGAGCGGCAGTGGCAGAGGCACATCTCCTCTGACAAGCACAAGGACCGAGTGTTCAGCtgtgagggagaggaagaggctCTGACGTGGAGCTACCGTTTCCCTGGCACCTGCTTCCAGCTGTGCTCCAG GCTGGATGGCGGCTGTCCTGATGGTGTGAGCTGTGACTACGCCCACAGCCCGGAGGAGCTGCAGGAGTGGATGGAGAGACGGGATTTCCTGCGACATAAGCTGGCCAAAGCGAGGGAAGACATGCTCATCATGCCCGATGAGTTTAACTTTGGGAAGTACAACTTTCTACTTCAGGACTAA